A portion of the Pseudomonas protegens CHA0 genome contains these proteins:
- a CDS encoding CidA/LrgA family protein, translating into MNISTCKRLGRLILELAVLLAIYFLGCQLASWLPWPIPGGVMGLALLLLAFALGWVKPAALQLGAGLLMAEMLLFFIPALMSLLDYGGLLRQDGWRILLVIGVSTLLVMLVTALTVELVCRWRMRHEA; encoded by the coding sequence ATGAACATTTCCACCTGCAAACGCCTGGGCCGCCTGATTCTTGAACTGGCGGTGCTGCTGGCCATCTATTTTCTCGGCTGCCAACTGGCCAGCTGGCTGCCCTGGCCGATTCCTGGCGGGGTCATGGGCCTTGCGCTGTTGCTGCTGGCCTTCGCCCTGGGCTGGGTCAAGCCGGCGGCCCTGCAGCTGGGGGCCGGCCTGTTGATGGCCGAGATGCTGCTGTTCTTCATTCCCGCACTGATGAGCCTGCTGGACTACGGCGGCCTGCTGCGCCAGGACGGCTGGCGAATTCTGCTGGTAATAGGCGTCAGCACCCTGCTGGTGATGCTGGTGACAGCCTTGACCGTGGAACTGGTGTGCCGCTGGAGGATGCGCCATGAAGCTTGA
- a CDS encoding LrgB family protein codes for MKLEAMPVFWLALTLGAYLFSRWIYRRTGRYLLSPLILVPALLLAVAVPLHTAYAEYAANTHWLMLVLGPVTVAFAIPIWQQRQLLMRHWSALLLGMLAGSAASIGSSFGLAKALALDSSVTLSLVPRSITTPFAMPLAHDLGGVPELTAVFVMFTGVFGAMLGGVLLRWLPLRSALARGALFGVGAHGAGVSRAHEVGGEEGSVAGLVMVLTGLLNLFAAPLLASLL; via the coding sequence ATGAAGCTTGAAGCCATGCCGGTGTTCTGGCTGGCCCTGACCCTGGGCGCCTACCTGTTCAGCCGCTGGATCTACCGGCGCACCGGGCGCTACCTGCTGTCGCCGCTGATTCTGGTGCCGGCCCTGCTGCTGGCGGTCGCCGTGCCGCTGCACACCGCCTACGCCGAATACGCCGCCAATACCCACTGGCTGATGCTGGTACTGGGGCCGGTGACCGTGGCCTTCGCCATTCCCATCTGGCAGCAGCGGCAACTGCTGATGCGCCACTGGTCGGCATTGCTGCTGGGCATGCTGGCGGGCAGCGCGGCTTCCATTGGCAGCTCGTTCGGCCTGGCCAAGGCCCTGGCCCTGGACAGCTCGGTGACCCTGTCCCTGGTGCCGCGCTCCATCACCACGCCGTTCGCCATGCCCCTGGCCCATGACCTGGGCGGCGTACCCGAGCTGACCGCGGTATTCGTGATGTTCACCGGGGTGTTCGGGGCCATGCTCGGCGGTGTGCTGCTGCGCTGGCTGCCGCTGCGCAGCGCCCTGGCCCGCGGCGCCCTGTTTGGCGTCGGGGCCCATGGTGCAGGGGTCAGCCGGGCCCATGAAGTGGGGGGTGAAGAAGGTTCGGTGGCAGGGCTGGTGATGGTCCTGACCGGGCTTCTGAACCTGTTCGCCGCGCCTTTGCTGGCGTCGTTGCTTTGA
- a CDS encoding class II aldolase/adducin family protein has translation MSLAPVQSTPSVKNQVSAIEWQTRVDLAACYRLVAMHGWDDLIFTHISAKVPGTEDFLINPFGLMFHEITASSLVKVDQAGNKLMDSPYEINPAGYTIHSAVHAVRHDVVCVLHTHTAAGVAVSAQKQGVLPISQQSLFVLSSLGYHPYEGVALNPEEKVRLQADLGDNSFLMLHNHGLLTCGATIADTFLMMFTFQRACEIQVLAQNGGAELIGIPAPILAGARAMIAGVTRSAQGMGGALAWPALLRKLDQLDPGYTL, from the coding sequence GTGAGCCTAGCCCCCGTTCAATCGACACCGAGTGTAAAAAACCAGGTCAGCGCCATCGAGTGGCAAACCCGCGTGGACCTGGCCGCCTGCTATCGCCTGGTGGCAATGCATGGCTGGGACGACCTGATTTTCACCCACATATCCGCCAAGGTGCCGGGCACCGAAGATTTCCTGATCAACCCGTTTGGCCTGATGTTCCACGAGATCACCGCGTCGAGCCTGGTGAAGGTCGACCAGGCCGGCAACAAGCTGATGGACAGCCCCTACGAGATCAACCCGGCGGGCTACACCATTCACAGCGCGGTGCATGCGGTGCGTCACGATGTGGTTTGCGTGCTGCACACCCATACCGCGGCCGGGGTTGCGGTGTCGGCGCAGAAGCAGGGCGTCTTGCCCATCAGCCAGCAGTCGCTGTTCGTGTTGTCGAGCCTGGGTTACCACCCCTATGAAGGTGTGGCCCTGAACCCCGAGGAGAAGGTCCGGCTGCAGGCCGACCTGGGGGACAACAGTTTCCTGATGCTGCACAACCATGGCCTGCTCACCTGCGGCGCGACCATCGCCGACACCTTCCTGATGATGTTCACCTTCCAGCGCGCCTGCGAGATCCAGGTGCTGGCGCAGAACGGCGGCGCCGAGCTGATTGGCATCCCTGCGCCGATCCTGGCCGGGGCCAGGGCGATGATCGCTGGTGTCACCCGCAGCGCTCAGGGCATGGGCGGCGCTCTGGCCTGGCCGGCCCTGCTGCGCAAACTCGATCAACTCGACCCGGGTTACACACTCTGA
- a CDS encoding alpha/beta fold hydrolase yields MPIAEIPLCVWRTRGHDLLFRGQRIRYWVAGQGEPLLLIHGFPTASWDWHYLWQPLARHHQVIACDMLGFGDSAKPLEHDYSLLEQADLQQALLAHLGIAEPVHLLAHDYGDSVAQELLARHYEERIDIASCVFLNGGLFPETHRPVLTQKLLLSPLGWMLGRTFSRQGLAKSFRQIFGPQNRPSESVLDDFWSLVQSNDGPRILHKLIGYIPERRARRERWVSAMQRGEVPLRVIDGALDPISGAHMVERYRQLIPRADTVLLPNIGHYPQIEAPLAVLKHYLEFRDNLLSPSSRLACS; encoded by the coding sequence ATGCCTATTGCCGAGATCCCGCTGTGCGTGTGGCGTACACGCGGACATGACCTGCTCTTTCGCGGCCAGCGCATCCGTTACTGGGTAGCCGGGCAGGGCGAGCCGCTGCTGCTGATCCATGGCTTTCCCACCGCCAGCTGGGACTGGCACTACCTGTGGCAGCCCCTGGCCCGGCATCATCAGGTGATCGCCTGCGACATGCTGGGCTTCGGTGATTCGGCCAAGCCCCTGGAGCATGACTACAGCCTGCTGGAGCAGGCTGACCTGCAGCAGGCGCTGCTGGCCCATCTGGGTATCGCCGAGCCGGTGCATCTGCTGGCCCACGACTACGGCGACAGCGTTGCCCAGGAGTTGCTGGCCCGGCACTACGAAGAGCGGATCGATATCGCCAGTTGCGTGTTTCTCAACGGCGGCCTGTTTCCGGAAACCCATCGCCCGGTGCTGACCCAGAAGCTGCTGCTCAGCCCGCTGGGCTGGATGCTCGGGCGCACGTTCAGCCGCCAGGGCCTGGCCAAGAGTTTTCGGCAGATATTCGGCCCCCAGAACCGCCCCAGCGAGTCGGTGCTGGATGATTTCTGGAGCCTGGTGCAGAGCAACGATGGCCCGCGAATCCTGCACAAGCTGATCGGCTACATCCCTGAACGCCGGGCCCGGCGTGAACGTTGGGTCAGTGCCATGCAGCGCGGCGAGGTGCCCCTGCGGGTGATCGATGGTGCCCTGGACCCGATTTCCGGGGCACACATGGTGGAGCGCTATCGGCAATTGATCCCACGGGCCGACACGGTGCTGCTGCCGAACATCGGGCATTACCCGCAGATCGAAGCGCCCCTGGCGGTGCTCAAGCATTACCTGGAGTTTCGCGACAATCTGCTGTCGCCATCATCACGGTTGGCGTGTTCCTGA
- a CDS encoding SDR family oxidoreductase, with product MSESVRLEDKVVIVTGAGGGLGRAHALLFARHGAKVLVNDLGGSAQGEGASASAADRVVAQIREAGGIAEASHDSVTDGEKIVQNALDVFGRVDVVVNNAGILRDKTFHKMEDADWDLVYRVHVEGAYKVTRAAWPHLRDQGYGRVIFTASTSGIYGNFGQSNYGMAKLGLYGLTRTLAIEGRKNNILVNAIAPTGGTRMTEGLIPPQVFEQLKPELVSPLVVYLGSEQCQETSGLFEVGGGWIGKVRWERSLGAGFDPRQGFSPEDVAAHWQQICDFEGAAHPKDNIEALKEMMQNLQKYAL from the coding sequence ATGAGTGAGTCTGTGCGCTTGGAAGATAAAGTGGTGATCGTCACCGGGGCCGGCGGTGGCCTGGGCCGGGCCCATGCACTGCTGTTCGCCCGGCACGGCGCCAAGGTGCTGGTCAACGACCTCGGCGGCTCGGCCCAGGGCGAAGGCGCCAGCGCTTCGGCCGCCGACCGCGTGGTGGCGCAGATCCGCGAGGCCGGCGGTATCGCCGAAGCCAGCCATGACTCGGTCACCGACGGTGAAAAGATCGTGCAGAACGCCCTGGATGTGTTTGGTCGGGTCGATGTGGTGGTCAACAACGCGGGGATCCTGCGGGACAAGACCTTCCACAAGATGGAGGACGCCGATTGGGACCTGGTGTATCGGGTGCATGTTGAGGGGGCCTACAAGGTCACCCGCGCCGCCTGGCCACACCTGCGCGACCAGGGGTATGGGCGGGTGATCTTCACCGCTTCCACCTCGGGCATCTATGGCAACTTCGGCCAGTCCAACTACGGCATGGCCAAGCTCGGCCTGTACGGCCTGACCCGGACCCTGGCCATCGAAGGGCGCAAGAACAACATCCTGGTCAACGCCATCGCGCCCACCGGCGGTACGCGGATGACCGAGGGGCTGATTCCGCCCCAGGTGTTCGAGCAGCTCAAGCCCGAACTGGTCAGCCCGCTGGTGGTGTACCTGGGCAGCGAGCAGTGCCAGGAAACCTCCGGCCTGTTCGAAGTGGGCGGCGGCTGGATCGGCAAGGTGCGCTGGGAGCGCAGCCTGGGCGCCGGCTTCGATCCTCGCCAGGGCTTTTCCCCGGAAGACGTGGCGGCCCACTGGCAGCAGATCTGCGACTTCGAGGGCGCGGCGCACCCCAAGGACAATATCGAGGCATTGAAGGAGATGATGCAGAATCTGCAAAAGTACGCCCTCTGA